In the genome of Amaranthus tricolor cultivar Red isolate AtriRed21 chromosome 15, ASM2621246v1, whole genome shotgun sequence, one region contains:
- the LOC130801129 gene encoding protein FAR1-RELATED SEQUENCE 5-like → MNSPPGDQVRDRYCGLIPEMQPFLSLDSTILTIDIYNLHLIFCLCFTIIHLQSALKKAFILVMVALQYNNVKAGTSLTEHMEPLQTMTFTTTSNLCDNANSSSQLMVALQDNNDKAGTSLTEHMEPLQTVTFTTTSNLCDNANSSSQLMVAVQDNNDKAGTSLTEHMEPLQTVIFATTSLSEHLYGTPTHNLNHKQFIPHCEKNLIPVLHMTFDSLEEGVKFYETYAKSCGFDIRSGTKKVYKGVVTSKYYFCNKQGMREEKLGALRRRLVTREDCYAKIGFQRTKEGKYWVYKFIEAHSHILASPISRQHLKGSCSLNSGQKRYIMNNLNLNKGPTSSYRMWKEQVDDTKSLSKAIWADGISRRNYSLFGDSISVDATYGTNKYNQIFVPFTGVDHHKKCVTFAVGLISREDVSSYTWLFESFLRAMDGKEPDSIITDQYPAIKIALPNVFDKSIHKFCCWHIMKKLTDKVSIELRNDDEFLRRINRLVYNRDNEPHEFEDQWSKMMSDYEHANLRNNDRLNSMYDIIEM, encoded by the exons atGAATTCTCCTCCTGGAGATCAGGTGCGAGATCGGTATTGCGGACTTATTCCCGAGAt GCAGCCATTTTTGTCTTTAGATTCAACCATTCTTACAATCGACATTTATAACTTACATTTGATATTTTGTCTCTGCTTCACCATTATTCACCTTCAATCGGCACTCAAAAAAGCTTTCATTTTAGTAATG GTTGCATTGCAATATAATAATGTTAAGGCTGGAACATCTTTAACTGAGCATATGGAACCCTTACAAACTATGACTTTTACAACCACTTCTAACCTTTGTGATAATGCAAATTCTTCAAGTCAACTCATG GTTGCATTGcaagataataatgataaggctGGAACATCTTTAACTGAACATATGGAACCCTTACAAACTGTGACTTTTACAACCACTTCTAACCTTTGTGATAATGCAAATTCTTCAAGTCAACTCATG GTTGCAGTGcaagataataatgataaggctGGAACATCTTTAACTGAGCATATGGAACCCTTACAAACTGTGATTTTTGCAACCACTTCTTTAAGTGAACATTTgtat GGTACACCTACTCATAACCTTAATCATAAACAATTCATCCCTCATTGTGAGAAAAATCTGATACCAGTATTGCATATGACTTTTGATTCATTAGAAGAAGGGGTGAAATTCTATGAAACATATGCTAAGTCTTGTGGTTTTGACATTAGATCAGGGACTAAGAAAGTCTATAAAGGTGTTGTTACATCTAAATACTATTTTTGTAATAAACAAGGGATGAGGGAAGAGAAATTAGGTGCATTGAGAAGAAGGCTTGTAACTCGTGAAGATTGTTATGCTAAAATTGGTTTTCAAAGGACTAAAGAGGGTAAATATTGGGTGTATAAATTTATTGAAGCCCATAGCCACATTCTTGCCTCACCTATTTCTAGGCAACATTTAAAAGGGTCATGTAGTTTAAACAGTGGACAAAAAAGATACATTATGAACAATTTGAACTTGAATAAAGGTCCAACAAGTTCATATAGGATGTGGAAAGAACAA gtTGATGATACTAAATCTCTATCGAAGGCAATTTGGGCAGATGGTATTAGTAGGAGAAACTATTCATTGTTTGGTGATTCGATATCTGTGGATGCTACTTATGGTACTAACaagtataatcaaatttttgttccttTCACGGGTGTTGACCAtcacaaaaaatgtgttacttttgctGTCGGTCTTATTAGTAGGGAAGATGTATCTTCTTATACTTGGttatttgaatcttttttgAGGGCAATGGATGGAAAAGAACCAGATTCCATTATAACAGACCAATATCCAGCCATAAAAATTGCTCTACCCAATGTTTTTGACAAGTCTATTCATAAATTCTGTTGTTGGCATATAATGAAGAAACTAACTGATAAAGTTTCTATTGAGTTACGTAATGATGATGAGTTTTTAAGAAGAATTAATAGACTTGTATATAATAGGGATAATGAGCCCCATGAATTTGAAGATCAGTGGTCAAAAATGATGTCGGATTATGAGCATGCTAATTTAAGAAATAATGACCGGTTGAATAGTATGTATGATATTATAGAAATGTGA
- the LOC130801128 gene encoding protein FAR-RED ELONGATED HYPOCOTYL 3-like gives MGGLLRTTSRSESENNFFNYFVNKFLTLVELQMRFQSAMDVQRYMMQTLDNVVFKDFQEQVLSARDECGFEKNFVRDGKDVYRVVHFNTGTIFEVVYDAQTLYVDCSCKLFKRVGVLCKHALWVLHAKGVKYIPEPYILKRWTKDASKTPVYDIDGTLLDGNNAIESRKRVLGEVWNEVHRCISLAEDDEDDLVELSHKIKLYSAELLAKKNRGVEKTKRQELEKFLGCEAPTIITIQNPKQSSNKGKRKEKDPKQKDTEDEEEQRVTKQRQCKSCGKVAGHNSRTCPHKKK, from the exons ATGGGTGGTTTGCTTAGAACAACATCTAGGTCGGAAAGTGAGaacaattttttcaattactttGTGAACAAATTTCTTACATTAGTTGAACTCCAAATGAGGTTTCAAAGTGCGATGGATGTTCAACGTTATATGATGCAGACACTAGATA ATgttgtttttaaggattttcaaGAACAAGTTCTTAGTGCACGCGATGAGTGTGGTTTTGAAAAGAATTTCGTTAGAGATGGCAAGGATGTGTATCGTGTGGTACATTTCAACACTGGGACAATTTTTGAAGTTGTGTATGATGCTCAAACATTGTATGTTGATTGCTCTTGTAAGTTATTCAAAAGAGTAGGAGTCTTATGTAAGCATGCATTATGGGTTTTGCATGCAAAAGGCGTTAAATATATACCAGAACCTTACATATTGAAAAGGTGGACAAAAGATGCTAGCAAAACACCTGTCTATGATATTGATGGCACGTTATTGGATGGTAATAATGCTATAGAATCTAGAAAAAGGGTTTTGGGAGAAGTTTGGAATGAGGTACATCGATGCATTAGTTTGGCagaagatgatgaggatgatttgGTTGAACTTTCGCACAAAATAAAGTTGTATTCAGCTGAGCTTTTAGCAAAAAAGAATCGTGGGGTTGAGAAGACAAAACGTCAAGAGTTGGAAAAGTTTTTGGGTTGCGAAGCTCCTACAATAATTACAATTCAAAATCCTAAACAATCTTCAAACAAAGGCAAGAGGAAAGAAAAAGATCCAAAACAAAAGGAtactgaagatgaagaagagcaaaggGTGACCAAGCAAAGACAATGTAAAAGTTGTGGCAAAGTTGCAGGTCACAATAGTCGTACGTGTCCGcataagaaaaaataa